From one Acidibrevibacterium fodinaquatile genomic stretch:
- a CDS encoding glycosyltransferase family 2 protein yields the protein MPPAVAIIVLNWNGAEDTLRCLESLERQTYPNVRLLVVDNGSTDGSLAALRALGERITLIESPENLGYTGGNNLGMRRALADGADYLWLFNNDATAAPDTLARLIATCEADPAIGLASPLVCDDQDHATIHFAGGRFDLAAPTYEPTEDLEKARLWQAAEPGHMALWGTAMLARRALVEKIGLLDERIFAYWEDIDYSIRSALAGFRNVMVFDAVIFHAAKPTILSPRDVKPYYFYFMTRNEILMWRKFCPTKKYLRALLWTILRQARQIDRMRDSQAHVDAVRAGLWDGLRGKGGAYQAPSGMTRLSGSAIVAAAKRFFPAAQA from the coding sequence ATGCCGCCGGCTGTCGCCATCATTGTCCTCAACTGGAATGGCGCGGAGGACACGCTGCGCTGTCTTGAGTCACTGGAGCGGCAGACCTATCCAAATGTCCGCCTCCTGGTCGTCGATAATGGCTCGACCGATGGCTCGCTTGCGGCGTTGCGCGCCCTCGGCGAGCGCATCACGCTGATCGAGAGCCCCGAAAATCTCGGCTACACCGGCGGCAACAATCTCGGCATGCGGCGCGCGCTGGCGGACGGGGCGGATTATCTCTGGCTGTTCAACAACGACGCCACCGCCGCGCCCGACACCCTGGCCCGGCTGATCGCCACCTGCGAGGCGGATCCCGCCATCGGCCTCGCAAGCCCGCTGGTCTGCGACGATCAGGACCACGCCACCATCCACTTCGCCGGCGGCCGCTTCGACCTCGCGGCGCCCACCTATGAGCCGACCGAAGATCTGGAAAAAGCCCGCCTCTGGCAAGCGGCCGAGCCCGGCCACATGGCGCTCTGGGGCACGGCGATGCTGGCGCGGCGCGCACTGGTCGAAAAAATCGGGCTGCTCGATGAGCGGATTTTCGCCTATTGGGAGGATATCGACTATTCGATCCGCAGTGCTCTGGCCGGCTTCCGCAATGTCATGGTGTTCGATGCGGTGATTTTTCACGCAGCCAAGCCGACGATCCTCTCGCCTCGGGATGTGAAACCGTATTATTTCTACTTCATGACCCGCAACGAAATTCTGATGTGGCGGAAATTCTGCCCGACGAAAAAATATCTGCGCGCCCTGCTCTGGACGATTCTGCGCCAGGCGCGCCAGATCGACCGCATGCGCGACAGCCAAGCCCATGTGGACGCGGTGCGCGCCGGCCTCTGGGACGGGCTGCGGGGGAAAGGCGGGGCTTACCAGGCGCCCAGCGGAATGACGCGCTTGAGCGGCAGCGCCATCGTCGCCGCCGCAAAAAGATTTTTTCCTGCCGCCCAGGCATGA